The Oncorhynchus gorbuscha isolate QuinsamMale2020 ecotype Even-year linkage group LG04, OgorEven_v1.0, whole genome shotgun sequence genome includes the window gtcactctgacagagctccagagtttcaatgtggagatgggagaaccttccagaaggacaaccatctctgcagcactccaccaaccaggtctttgtggtggagtggccagactgaagccactgctcagtaaaaggcatgtgacagcccacttggagtttgccaaaaggcacctaaagactctcagaccatgacaaacaagattctctggtctgatgaaaccaagattgaactctttggcctgaatgccaagcatcacatctggaggaaacctggcaccatccctatggtgaagcatggtggtggcagcatcatgctgtggggacgtttttcagtggcagggactgggagcctagtcaggattgaggcaaaaatGAACaacgcaaagtacagagagatctttgatgaaaagcgctctggagcaggttaggaactcagactggggtgaaggttcaccttccaacaggacaatgaccctaagcacacagccaaaacaacgcaggagtggctttaggacaagtctctgaatgtccaacctgacagagcttgagaggatctgcagagaagaatgggaggaactccccaagtacacatgtgccaagcttgtttCGTCATATCCAAGATGAcctgatgctgtaatcgctgtcaaaggtgcttcaacaaagtactgagtaaagggcctgaatacttatgcaaatgtgatatttccgtttttttattTTGATAAATTAGCAAAATTTTCAAAAacatgttttgctttgtcattatttaattaggcaagtcagttaagaactaattcttatttacagtgacccaggccaaacccggataatactgggtcaattgtgccccgccctatgggactcccactcACAGCTGGTGTCTTGTTTTGATCAACTGACCATGACCTAACTGGgtggtcttaaccaatcatagGATACGGCGGTAAAATGCATCCAATTATAATTCAGTATGTTTACACATGTGAATATTACAGCTGGTTGGggtctgaaccagggtctgtagtgatgcctcttgcactgagatgcagtgccttagaccactgagccactctggagcccattatggggtattgagtgtagattgatgagggaaaaaaaacaatttaatcaattttagaataaagctgtatcgtaaaaatgtgtaaaaagtcaaggagtctgaatacttccgaaggcactgtataaggtTCTTTATCTCCATGATTCAGTAATGAGGTTATTTTACATTCCATTCCACATTCCATTTTTCAACACAACCCACTCAGTTTTTTTAAAAGTCTGGTATTTATTTCCTTCCCTTAAGTATTTGTCAGCAATAACACAAAATGGCATGTGCAGTTTACTCACATTTAAATTATATTTATCATACTATTCCCACCCCCCTAAAACCCAACCCACATGTTTTGTCATGCCtgcttccactccctctctcaggcGCCCGCGGCCAGCctgcccatcattacgcacacctgtcaccatcgtttgaattttttttaaactaggatggtcagttaagaacaaattcttatttacaatgacagcctagtgagaaccaatctaggcaaccatagacatatataaacacctagatagtaaacaaccccaaaaatctacaaaacccctagacagtacaaaaaacacatcacccatgtcacattGCATGTTCATCCTGTTGTTATTCTGCTGGAGACACATCAAACATCACTTAATGTTTTTATACAGTAAAAGATCAGGATGAGCTTTAGGGACATTTGTAGCTGACACAGTCAGACTCTACTCATGGCTAAGTTCATTAACACAAACTGATTACCAGGCTTTCTAGGCATTGAGTAAGATCATCAATCTAATTTGATAGAAAGTTCCCTAATTGCCTGTGTTACAGACATCACTGTTCTTGCTTATCATACTTTCTCTCCTAGAGCAGCTCACACTGAGACTGACTGGAACGTGAGACCTCTGTCTTGAAAATAAACGTGCCTACCCTCTTGACAACGTCTCTGGGGTGCGGGGGGGGAGACAtttcaggctgaggagagaggtTACAAATCCCCATCTGTTACACCTGCTCATTTGAATTCTCTGTTGCTGACCAGGTGAAACAATATGAAAGAGACTGATTAAAATAATCTACTGGAGTTGCAGAGTAAAATTTATGAAATTTCAGAGTAAAGGAGTAGCCCCTCCTTATATCAcattgctatatatatatatatatatatatatatatatatatatatatgtccatTATTATCCCTGCACCTGTTGTTTCTGGGGAACAACATCAAATGTGATGTGCCCCAAAAAATGTCCTGTCTTCTTGAAGGAGCATCAGCTCATGGTACCTGTCCCCCTTCCTCACTCTGAGCCTGTCCCCAGCTTTTAGTTTAAACACCCCGGACGTGCAGAGAGACTTTTCCCAGTACTGAATACCTGACTCCTCCTTGCAGCCCTCTGAACCAGTTGACTGACAGTCATTCGATTTGGGAATGCAGTCCACTGTGTCAGATGCTGTTAGCAGGTCTCTGTTTTTTTGGTAGCCCTTTGCAAACAGGATTACTTTTTGGGTGAGGATGAAACCTGATTCCTCCTCGTTACACACAAAGTGACCAGGGCTTCGGAACGTGATCTGCAGGTAAACCATGTACATGCCATCCTTGAGCACGATGAGGTCGCAGTCGTGATACTTAAAGCCGCTAAGGTGAGCAAGTCCAAGGTTGTACTCCCATTCAAGGTATATCACTTTTGAATGATTAAATGAGTatggagctggaggagagacaagagaggccATTACTTTTTAGCTTAGTCTTAATGATTGGTCTTTCAaggaatagtgtgtgtgtatcataatTGTACCTGTCAGATGGGCACTTAGATTGTTTTCAATTTGCTGCTGCTGTTGAACGCCACCTATGGTGGGATAAAATagacagtgatgatgatgatgatgatgatgataatgatgattaGATTATCATAACCATAGTCATAATAATAATTTACCCATAGAATCCCCTCCAGCTGAAGTGTGCTACAAATAAAAACACAAGATCCATTAAGATTTTATGAGCATAATctcttaaaaatgtatttgatttggctcccaagtggcacagcggtctaaggcactgcatctcagtgcttgaggtgtcactaaagacaccctggtttgattccaggctgaatcacaaccggctgtgattgagaGTTCCATAGggaggttaaatatatatatatatatatatatatatatatatatatatatatatatatatatatatatatatatatatatatatatatatatatatatatatatatatatattgatcaAAATACAGTCCAAGTATTACCACAATTAGAATGACAAGCGTGTTCTGATGTTGGCTCTCTAATAATTATACACatttactgtaggctactgtaccaGTTTCGTTTCTAACCACACACAACACTATCCATAAATTCTTCTGAATCGGGATTATTTGCAGGTAACAGGTTGATTTAATCGAATAACACTTGTGCGCTGTTGAATGAGAATCTCACCTGGTAGTCTGCTGCTTTATGATGATATGCGTTTAGCAAGAGTACCAAACAAGACAGATGTAAAGAGACAAGCGCAGCGAACCGAGTGAGGCACATTGGCCGCCCTTTGTCTCTGCGGTTCACTCCGGCATAACGACTCCTGTCACTCTCCGCAGGGATCTCACAGCAAACTTCCTCAGCGCCAGCAGGTGTCATGGTCAGCATGTAGGGAGTACTCAATGGATTTTGACATTCAAGTCCGATTTATATCAATGTTGTCGCCCACGTTGCACCCAGGGGCGTTTCTAGGATTTGAAAACATTCGGAGTTTAGCCCCAAACCAGTAGGGAGGTCTGGGGGATCCTCCCCCGGCTGAGAGAAGATATTTCTCGCGTAACTGGCACCTTCGTACCTGCCACAGCAGACAGTTATAGTACTTAATTACAgtagctactgtaggtctctactctggaacactctctactctggaatACATACATCTACAGTCAGTGGAAATAGTAcgcaattttcatacttgagtgaaAATAAAGATAcctaaaagtgaaagtcacccagtaaaatactacttgagtaaaagtctaaaagtatttggttttaaatatacttaagtatcaaatgtaaaaataaaagtataaatcaattccttatattaagcaaagcagacggccacattttgtatattttttgtttatttcCAAAGATGCATGTGTTtattgagtccgccagatcagacacagtaaggatgaccagggatgttctcttgaaaagggtgtgaattagaccattttcctgtcgagtacttttgggtgtcatggaaaatgtatggagtaaaaagtacagaaTTTTGTTTAGTGAAGTTAAAGTAAATgttgtcaaaaatatgaatagtaaaatAAAAGTACAGGCCCAAAaatctacttaagtagtactttaaagtatatttacttaagtactttacaccactgtctaCAGTTTATTGTCAAAATCCTCCATACCATTCAACAACTTGACCTGCCCAATAAGCTAAATTGATTAAAGAATCACACAGTAGCgaaacaccctctctctcacacacatgcacacactagtTAGAATCCATAGAGCAGCTTTAAATGATACAGTCTACTGTGTgctcactcctcttcctctctccatcacttttTCTGtgtcttctgttgctgtctctcttgtctgccctcttctgttgctgtctcatAGTCTTCTGTATTGCTGTCTCttgtctaccctcctctcctaccctGCCCTGGTTGTAAAACtgtaaatgtaaacaattgtttaatTGTAATTTTACAGGCCTTTTCACCTCACCTGAATATTCTTTGGAAACCATGTTATAGTTTTTCACTGTCTGCATTTCACCTGTTATCATTTTTTTTGCAAATAAATCAAACTAATTAGAATCTATGGAGCAGCTTGTAGTGATACTGTCTAGTGTGTGCTCATCCacactttgttctctctccatctcttctgtcACTTTTGCTGTATcttgtctgttgctgtctctctttTCATCTATTTCCTGTCTTAGGTTCTTGCTTTTTACTGTCTCCTTTGTCTATCCTCTTCTGTTGTTATggcctgttctgttcttctggtgtccctctccatcatatcctagtCTTCTGTTGCTATCTCTGCTTCTTTTCTGGTGTGTttctcttcaaatcaaatgtatttatatagcccttcgtacatcagctgatatctcaaagtgctgtacagaaacccagcctaaaaccccaaacagcaagcaacgcaggtgttgaagcacgttggctcggaaaaactccctagaaaggccaaaacctaggaaagacctagagaagaaccaggctatgaggggtggccagtcctcttcttgctgtgcctggtggagattataacttCATCACCTATTATTccgttgctgtctctgtgtcttgtctggtgtgtgtttctccatcatatcctactcttctgttgctatctctgtgtcttgtctggtgtgtgtttctccatcatatcctactcttctgttgctgtctctgtgtcttgtctggtgtgtgtttctccatcatatcctactcttctgttgctatctctgtgtcttgtctggtgtgtttctccatcatatcctactcttctgtcgctatctctgtgtcttgtctggtgtgtgtttctccatcatatcctactcttctgttgctatctctgtgtcttgtctggtgtgtctttctccatcatatcctactcttctgttgctatctctgtgtcttgtctggtgtgtgtttctccatcatatcctactcttctgttgctatctctgtgtcttgtctggtgtgtgtttctccatcatatcctactcttctgttgctatctctgtgtcttgtctggtgtgtgtTTCTCCATCATAATCctactcttctgttgctgtctctgtgtcttgtctggtgtgtctttctccatcatatcctactcttctgttgctatctctgtgtcttgtcttgcCATCCAAAACGGTAAAGGGCATACTGGGGTAGCTTAACTTGTTTTGGGCCTGTGTCTTGGTCACCTAAATCATCCTCTTCCCTACCAATTCCCCCTGGCTACTGCTGTTCTAAGTGCTCCAGTGGCCTGCTGTTCTCATCTGTCCTCCTCCTTGGTTAATCTGCAAGGATGCAACGTAGAGTTATTAGTTTGTTTTAAACGGTgactgcacttcctgatttggcctcgttttggatttggttcattaagaaatgctagcggCCATGCCTGAATTCAAACGTGAGGTGGTTtcagggtgtggtttgatgtgggtgtctcATGTGTGCTCGCAGGTGGGAAGAGTTATTTAGCCAATTAGCTTCAAGCGGGCtatttggggactgtgaataaattacacaatgtaaataggacaatattttcatgttgaACATCGTTTAGTTGTCTCATTAAATGCTTTAAATATTTGTATATGAATTTCTACAATGTATAGTTGGTTTGAGGTTAAGTCATTGCAATTTGGAGCTATTGGAGTTTTAACATATCCCAAGTACATTGTATAATTTACCAATGGTCCATAACTAGCCCCATAGGGATACCCAAAGTCACCCCAAATTTACCACAGGCATTACGATAGGGTCACGTGAAACTGCACTCCAAATGGATGATTACTTGTgtgctgccagctgtgggcaGGGTTGAAACAAAACCAACCTTCATTTACGTTGTGATGCAGTCACCACCACAAGTCTCACAAAACTTAATTTTGGACAAGACAGACATTATGACCAAAATTATCCCATTTagactttgtagtcaattttgacggtttgactcatatcgatgccacataggctGTTTTCTAAATGAGAAGTTGGTTTTTAGGGGCAGTTGCTCTTTAAAACTTCTCGAGGGTAGGGGGCAACATTTgtaattttggatgaaaagcatgcccaaattaaactgccttctactcaggcccagaagataggatatgcatataattggtagatttggatagaaaacactctgtagtttccaaaactgttaaaatagtgtctgtgagtataacagaactgatttggcaggtgaaaacctgagaaaaatccattcaggaagtaggatttttgttgttgttgtagttttatattcaatgccattacagtatccattgacttaggactcacattgcagttcctatgccttccactagatgtcaacagtctttagaaaatgtttcaggcttgtattctgaaaaattagggaataagagcagtctgaatgagtggaccttgctgtgtcacagagctttttatGTGCAcgaccgagagagtgcctttcttgtttaccttttatactGACAACATTATTGTCcaattgaaatattattgattatttatgctTAAAACAAGCTGAGGATTGAATAcaaacatcatttgacatgtttctatgaactttatgggtacaatttggatttttttgtctgcctgttgtgactgcgtttgtacctgtggattactgaagaaaacacgctgacaaaactgaggtttttggatataaagagagactttatcaaacaaaatgaacatttattgaataaatgaatgccttctgagtgcaaccatatgaagatcatcaaaggtaagtgattcatttgatctctatttctgacttttctgacttgtgtaactcttctacttgtctggttactgtttgtaatgatttgtctactgggtgatgttctcaaataatcgtacgGTATGTTTTCGcagtaaagcatttttgaaatctgacaccgtggttggattcacaagaagtttaTATTTAAACCTATGTCAAATAGTTGTATATTTTCTGAatatttataatgagtatttctgtatttgaatttggtgctctgcaatctcactggatgttggccaggtgggacgataccctagagaggttaaagacACTGTATACTCACATGACCAGGGCAACTCGACTGTAAAAATATATTCTAGTGTCTGCGTAACAGAGCAATACAACTCCAAACATGTCAGATAAGAAGCTACATGAATATAAAGAAACATGAGCCCCCAAAAAATTACCTGTAGAATTGAATATGTTATAAGACCTCTATGATTCATTTAATTTTGTCAGTCTACCAGCTAATGTGAGATTTTTAGATTTCATAACATTTGAGGACACAATTTAAGGGGCTATGTATTTTCAATATTTTTCACAATTTAACCACAAAGCTGGCCATATCCCCCCCCTCTTTCTGGATGCCCACCCCCTTCCCTTCTAAGTTCAAGTTTGTTTATTAGTCAGATGTACATGAAGTACACAGTGCATTAAAATGCTTACcggagcagcaggtagcctattggttaagAGCTAAGAGCGTTAACCCAGTAATCCCGAgccggcaaggtggaaaaatctgccgttctgcccttgaccaaggcagttaacccccaacaacaactgctccccgggtACCGATGATGTTACAGGGCATCGTTTAAGGCAGGCCCCCTAGCGCTCCTCTAATTCAGAGGGATGGGTTAagtgcggaagacacattttggtgcgttcagttgtgcaactgactaggtctcccctttCCCTTACTTGCAGGTTAACCTTTCGACAATGCAACAATAGAAAAAGTAAGTACAATACAATagtaaaagtatgtggacacctgctcgtcgaacatctcattccaaattcatgggcattaatatggagttgcgcCCTCCCCCCTCCGGCTCACAGTCAATGTTCCAATCCATCCCAAAGGGTTTtgatagggttaaggtcagggctctgtgcaggccagtcaagttctttcacaccgatctaaacaaactatttctgtatggaactTTCTTTGCGCATGGAGgaattgttatgctgaaacaggaaaaatggccttccccaaactgttgccacaaagttgaaaggaacagaattgtctagaatgtcattgtatgctgtagcgttaagatttcccttcactggaactaaggggccaagccggaatcatgaaaaacagccccagacagcctcattattcctcctccaccaaactttacagttggcactatgcattcgggcaggtagcgttctcctggcatccgccaaacctagatttgtccatcggactgtCAGAAGaagaagcgtgattcatcactccagagaacgcgtttccactgctccagagtccaatggcagcaagctttacaccagtCCAAcaaacgcttggcattgcacatggtaatcttaggcttgtgtgtggctgctccgccatggaaacccatttcatgaagccccCGACAAGCAGTTCTtctgctgacattgcttccagcaACACGTGTGGCTGAAATGggcaaatccactaatttgaaggggtgttcacatTTTGTCGGGGTATTGGATGaattaagatactctttgaagaggtagggtttcaggtgtTTTTGGGAAGATgtgcagggactctgctgttctagcttcagggggaagctagTTCAcaattggggtgccaggacagagtagagcttggactgggctgagtgggaactgcCCTCCCgcaggggtgggagggccaagagaccagaggtgccATAACAGAGTgttcgggttggggtgtagggtttgagcaaaGCCTTCATGTAGGGAGGGgaagttcctcttcctgctccgtaggcaagtaccatggtcttgtagtggctgcgagcttcgactggaagccagtggagtggggtgacatgggagaacttgggaaggttgaacaccaacCGAGCTGCAGCGttctgtgtgaggtagggtcgtactctacggagtTTGTAGAGCATAAACCTGCAGGAATGAGTTGCTTTGATGTTTGGTTggtgtccagggtcacgccaaggttctttgcactctgggagggagacaccatggagttgtcaaccatgagaGAGGTCTTGGAGTAGGCAGGCATTCCCCATGAGGAAGAGCAGCTTCGTCTTGCCAAGGTTGAGCTTGgcaagctgagatatctgccagtcacacagagatgcatttcgccacctgggtgtcagaaggggggaaggagaaaagtagtaaACCActgtcatccacatagcaatgATAGAAGAGACCAggtgaggatatgacagagccgagtgacttggtgtatagagagaagagggcctagaacagagccctgggggacaccagtaatgagagtatgtggtgcagacacagatcctctctaCGTCACTTGGTAGGAGTGGCTTGCCTGCTAGGATGCAATtgaagagtgtgcagagcctgagacgcccagcctaaagaaggtggagaggagtatctgatagAGCTATGAGGATAAGAACAGAGGAGAGTGTCAGCTTTGGCAGGGTGGAGAACCTCTGTGACACAGAAAAGAGCCGTCTTGGTTGAGTGACCCATCATAAAGACTGACTGGTTAGGGTAAAGAAGAgcgttctgagagagatagcaagaAAGTTTGTCAGAGACAGCATGCTCTACTAAGAAAAGACAGAAGGGATACCGGTCTGTagttttttgtgttgatttcttGAGGAAGGGAGCGACTTGGGCCAATTTGAAAGTCAGAGTGGACACAGCCAGTGGCCAGGTATGAGATGGTGAGGTAGTAAGGACTGAGAGAAGGTAACTCCCCAGTTCAGAGGATGGGGTCGAGTAGGCAGGTTATCGGGCGGCCGGTCCTCACTAGTtgcaggatttcatctggagagagaggggtgaataaGTTCAAGGCATAGGGTAGTTCTGTGTTAAGGGTTGCAGCCAATGGGTGGGGAGCGTCTGTAaaacctacagggagaggagccaacaggtatagaaaacacacacatagttgcCAGAGCTACCAAAGAGCAAAGTTAGATAATTTGAAAATAACTATGTAAGATACACAAGTGAGAGAGGGGTGTGgagccttcctctctttccttcctccaaTAACCCTGCAGAACAACTTGGCAGAACTGTCTTTGCTTTGGCAACGAGACCACCACTGTCACAACTGCTGCTGCTAAAACAGAGGAGACTAAAGTACTAATAGGACAGGAGAAACCACTCCCCTCCAACACAGCCACTGATTACAAAAACAACAGTCACAAATGTCCCTGCCCTTTAACCCTGGTTGATGTGTCAACAATAATCTGCTTGTTAtgagcagtcagcagttcacacaccaagtaggctactgggaaGGCAGTCAGCACTTAAAGTATATGGCTCTAGCTAGCAAAAATACAGTACTAGGcaaagtgagagggccaggaggtatgcggtcaacaatgattgactcagggaggaggacgcccctgccatgcatagtcccatgggatgtttgctatcaacaacaaggcaactcctatgactaattgggaatgggacgcaagcgtaggattgatcaccctgtcgctggccgcctttgaggagggtgtatagtgtgaaaggccgaaacaccctaggaaccaaaggtacactactgacgatgcgctccccaaatttcaccacgctcactgttcattaactcttggaagtgcttgcacaaaggatagtaacatctcatcctgtgttcttggaatctgaatCTAGGCAACAACAGATTAAGAGAAAAATTTAATTTATCACACTTTGCTCAGTGCTATACTACAGACTCTGACGGAGTGATTATATTATCAAAATGATTATTCATTTTGCTGAATGATGACATTGAGCGAGTTCGTTTTGGATTGCCCAGTGCACCAGGTGGTTGGAGATTTCACTTAAAGACCAATTGAATGGTTTACAATGTGTAAACTCCACTCACCTGGGCCACCGGGTGATGCAAAATGAACTGCCTATTGACATCTTATGTGCTTTATGTGAGGGGGAGGGGTCAATCGACGTGAGCAGTCCACTGCATTGTGAAATCTTGGCCAATCTCAGTAGCTACCGTGCCACTCAAGGGGCTTCTTGTAGTGCCTACTACTGGGTTCCTGCTAGATAACTCAGCCccaaagtcagattccacagacagagtcaaaattggctacaaaaatgttaaggttagcagtgtggttaaggtttgggctaaggttagggttaggcttaaaATCAGATGTTATGAA containing:
- the LOC124033360 gene encoding tumor necrosis factor ligand superfamily member 6-like; the protein is MTPAGAEEVCCEIPAESDRSRYAGVNRRDKGRPMCLTRFAALVSLHLSCLVLLLNAYHHKAADYQHTSAGGDSMGGVQQQQQIENNLSAHLTAPYSFNHSKVIYLEWEYNLGLAHLSGFKYHDCDLIVLKDGMYMVYLQITFRSPGHFVCNEEESGFILTQKVILFAKGYQKNRDLLTASDTVDCIPKSNDCQSTGSEGCKEESGIQYWEKSLCTSGVFKLKAGDRLRVRKGDRYHELMLLQEDRTFFGAHHI